One part of the Mycobacterium marinum genome encodes these proteins:
- a CDS encoding PE family protein: MSHVTAQPEIVAGVALELQAINSAARAGDEVAVAPTTGVVPPAADLVSMLTAAQFAAHARVYQAISAQAAAVQDQLVTVLGISAGSYAATEAANTVAVS, translated from the coding sequence ATGTCGCACGTGACTGCTCAGCCGGAGATTGTGGCTGGAGTCGCATTGGAGCTGCAGGCCATCAACTCGGCGGCGCGCGCCGGGGACGAGGTCGCGGTAGCTCCGACGACAGGAGTGGTCCCCCCGGCGGCAGACCTGGTGTCGATGTTGACGGCAGCCCAGTTCGCCGCCCATGCAAGGGTGTATCAGGCGATCAGCGCTCAGGCCGCGGCGGTACAGGATCAGCTGGTGACCGTGCTGGGTATCTCCGCTGGTTCGTATGCGGCAACCGAGGCCGCCAACACCGTCGCGGTCAGCTAG
- a CDS encoding WXG100 family type VII secretion target → MTINYQFGDVDAHGALIRAQAASLEAEHQAIVRDVLAAGDFWGGAGSVACQEFITQLGRNFQVIYEQANSHGQKVQAAGNNMAQTDSAVGSSWA, encoded by the coding sequence ATGACCATCAATTACCAGTTCGGCGATGTCGACGCCCACGGTGCGCTCATCCGCGCCCAGGCCGCCTCCTTGGAGGCCGAGCACCAGGCCATCGTTCGCGATGTGCTGGCCGCCGGTGACTTCTGGGGCGGCGCCGGTTCGGTGGCTTGCCAGGAGTTCATCACCCAGTTGGGTCGCAACTTCCAGGTGATCTACGAGCAGGCCAACTCGCACGGCCAGAAGGTTCAGGCCGCCGGCAACAACATGGCGCAGACCGACAGCGCCGTCGGCTCCAGCTGGGCCTGA
- a CDS encoding WXG100 family type VII secretion target produces MTTRFMTDPHAMRDMAGRFEMHAQTVEDEARRMWASSQNIAGAGWSGMASATSLDTMGQMNTAFRNIVNMLHGVRDGLVRDANNYEQQEQASQQILSS; encoded by the coding sequence ATGACCACACGTTTTATGACCGACCCGCATGCGATGCGGGACATGGCGGGCCGTTTCGAAATGCACGCCCAGACCGTCGAGGACGAGGCCCGCCGGATGTGGGCGTCCTCGCAGAACATCGCCGGCGCGGGCTGGAGCGGTATGGCCTCGGCAACCTCACTGGACACCATGGGCCAGATGAACACCGCTTTCCGCAACATCGTCAACATGCTGCACGGGGTGCGCGACGGGCTGGTTCGCGACGCGAACAACTACGAGCAGCAAGAGCAGGCCTCCCAGCAGATCCTCAGCAGCTAG
- a CDS encoding PPE family protein: protein MLDFAQLPPEVNSALMYSGPGSGPMLTAAAAWDVLAAELQATASTYDALVTELTDGPWQGPSAANMVAAAMPQVEWLRNTAALAEQAGSQAVAAAGAYEAAFVATVPPPVIAANRALLMALMATNFLGQNTGAIAATEAQYGEMWAQDAAAMYGYAGSSAAAAQLAPFDPAAQTVSAAGLANQAAAVGQALNGAVDSQALAEIPKALSQLAGISNEPPWLTDLTGAIGLTGHAWNSNGDGIIVGGALGDIVQGVTGSAEVDAGVFMDTFSKWVSPAGLAVTQFKDYVGLAHDLPKFAQEGAKAAAEAAKELPAVLPSLPGVGLGGITGAVGKAASVTGLSVPTSWMNSVGAAANPAIVTVNSLGAAAAEPAQAAVGGVPLMPASGVGRGMAAHFAAPRYGFKPTMVVHPPAGG from the coding sequence ATGTTGGATTTCGCGCAATTGCCCCCGGAGGTCAACTCCGCGCTGATGTATTCCGGGCCCGGCTCCGGGCCGATGCTGACCGCCGCCGCTGCCTGGGACGTGTTGGCCGCCGAGCTGCAAGCAACCGCGTCCACCTACGACGCTTTGGTGACCGAACTGACCGACGGGCCCTGGCAGGGGCCGTCCGCGGCGAACATGGTCGCGGCCGCCATGCCCCAGGTGGAGTGGTTGAGAAACACAGCCGCACTTGCCGAGCAGGCCGGTAGTCAAGCCGTGGCCGCGGCCGGAGCCTACGAGGCGGCCTTTGTCGCGACGGTCCCGCCGCCGGTGATCGCGGCCAACCGGGCGTTGTTGATGGCCCTGATGGCGACGAACTTCCTCGGACAGAACACGGGCGCTATCGCGGCCACCGAGGCGCAGTACGGCGAAATGTGGGCGCAGGACGCGGCGGCAATGTACGGCTATGCCGGCTCGTCGGCGGCGGCCGCGCAGTTGGCGCCGTTCGACCCGGCGGCGCAGACCGTCAGCGCGGCGGGCCTGGCCAATCAGGCCGCCGCGGTCGGTCAGGCATTGAACGGGGCGGTGGACTCACAGGCACTGGCGGAGATTCCCAAGGCGCTCTCGCAGCTGGCCGGAATATCCAACGAACCCCCTTGGCTCACCGACCTCACTGGCGCGATCGGCTTGACCGGGCACGCCTGGAACTCCAACGGTGACGGAATCATCGTGGGCGGCGCCCTGGGCGACATCGTCCAGGGAGTGACCGGCTCCGCCGAAGTGGATGCCGGCGTATTCATGGACACCTTCAGCAAATGGGTGAGTCCGGCCGGGTTGGCGGTAACTCAGTTCAAGGACTATGTGGGCCTGGCCCATGACCTGCCCAAGTTCGCTCAAGAAGGCGCCAAAGCGGCGGCCGAGGCCGCCAAGGAATTGCCGGCGGTACTGCCGTCGCTTCCGGGCGTCGGTCTGGGCGGGATTACCGGAGCCGTCGGTAAGGCGGCGTCGGTCACTGGGCTTTCGGTGCCAACCTCGTGGATGAACTCCGTCGGTGCCGCGGCGAACCCGGCCATCGTGACGGTCAACAGCCTCGGGGCCGCCGCGGCCGAGCCGGCGCAGGCGGCGGTGGGTGGAGTGCCACTGATGCCCGCCAGTGGTGTCGGGCGCGGAATGGCGGCGCACTTCGCCGCACCGCGCTATGGCTTCAAGCCGACGATGGTCGTGCACCCGCCCGCCGGAGGGTGA
- a CDS encoding PE family protein has product MSIMLAQTDVLAATAAELQSINVAVQAGNVAAAVPTTGVVPAAADLVSLLTASQFAAHAQLYQQIGAQAVAVQEQLATTLGISAGSYAATEAANAATIG; this is encoded by the coding sequence ATGTCGATCATGCTTGCGCAGACAGATGTGCTGGCAGCGACTGCGGCGGAATTGCAGTCCATCAACGTGGCGGTGCAGGCCGGGAACGTCGCGGCCGCGGTACCGACCACCGGCGTGGTGCCCGCCGCCGCCGATCTGGTGTCGCTGCTGACCGCGTCGCAGTTTGCCGCGCACGCCCAGCTGTATCAGCAGATTGGAGCCCAGGCGGTGGCGGTCCAGGAGCAGCTGGCCACCACGCTGGGCATCAGTGCGGGTTCGTACGCGGCCACCGAGGCCGCCAACGCGGCCACCATCGGCTAG
- a CDS encoding SIMPL domain-containing protein produces MPIQWSTPGFARRLIALAVAGAAAGCLSGCDSHTAAAPGANPRPVTVFGSGQVQGIPDTLTAQVGIEFTSQDVTGAMSQANARQQAVIDALANAGVDRKDIRTTEVSLQPQYTSPEPGAAAAISSYRADNAIEVKIRPPDAASRLLELIVNTGGDATRISSVSYSIEDDSQLVKDARARAFEDAKSRAQQYAQLSGLRLGTVLSISEGVGTRPSPGEMNTPAPRTSMVPLEPGQQTVSFSVTAVWELT; encoded by the coding sequence ATGCCAATCCAATGGAGCACACCGGGATTCGCCCGCAGATTGATTGCCTTGGCCGTGGCCGGTGCGGCCGCCGGCTGCCTGAGCGGGTGCGACTCCCACACCGCGGCGGCGCCCGGCGCAAATCCACGTCCGGTGACCGTGTTCGGGTCCGGGCAGGTGCAGGGCATCCCGGACACCCTGACCGCGCAGGTCGGCATTGAGTTCACTTCTCAGGACGTCACCGGCGCGATGAGCCAGGCCAACGCTCGGCAGCAGGCGGTCATCGACGCCCTGGCGAACGCCGGGGTGGACCGTAAGGACATTCGCACCACCGAGGTGTCGCTACAGCCCCAGTACACCAGCCCAGAGCCCGGCGCAGCGGCGGCGATCAGCAGCTATCGCGCCGATAATGCGATCGAAGTCAAGATCCGTCCACCCGATGCCGCATCACGCCTACTGGAACTCATCGTCAACACCGGCGGCGACGCCACCCGGATCAGTTCGGTGAGCTACTCGATCGAGGACGACTCGCAACTGGTCAAGGACGCGCGCGCCCGGGCATTCGAGGACGCCAAGAGCCGCGCGCAGCAATACGCCCAGTTGTCCGGGCTGCGGCTGGGCACGGTGCTTTCCATCTCCGAAGGAGTCGGCACCAGGCCCTCGCCCGGCGAGATGAACACGCCGGCGCCACGCACCTCGATGGTGCCGCTGGAACCAGGCCAGCAGACGGTGAGCTTCTCGGTGACCGCGGTGTGGGAGCTGACCTGA
- the hpt gene encoding hypoxanthine phosphoribosyltransferase → MHVAQSSSAITPGHAGELYPGDIKSVLLNEEQIQRRIDELAAQIGNDYRELADTSDQDLLLITVLKGAVLFVTDLARAIPLPTQFEFMAVSSYGSSTSSSGVVRILKDLDRDIAGRDVLIVEDVVDSGLTLSWLLRNLKSRQPKSLRVCTLLRKPEAVGANVDITYVGFDISNDFVVGYGLDYDERYRDLSYIGTLDPRVYQ, encoded by the coding sequence GTGCACGTGGCCCAGAGCTCCTCGGCGATCACCCCCGGACATGCAGGCGAGTTGTACCCAGGTGATATCAAATCCGTGCTGCTCAATGAGGAGCAGATTCAGCGTCGAATAGACGAGCTCGCGGCCCAGATCGGCAACGACTATCGCGAGCTGGCCGACACCAGCGATCAGGACCTGCTGTTGATCACGGTGCTCAAGGGCGCCGTGCTGTTCGTCACAGATCTCGCCCGTGCGATTCCGTTGCCTACGCAATTTGAGTTCATGGCGGTCAGCTCCTACGGGTCCTCGACGTCGTCGTCGGGAGTGGTGCGGATTCTCAAGGACCTGGACCGCGACATCGCCGGTCGCGACGTGCTGATCGTCGAGGATGTCGTCGACTCCGGACTGACGCTGTCCTGGCTGTTGCGCAACCTCAAGAGCCGGCAACCCAAGTCGTTGCGGGTGTGCACCTTGCTACGCAAGCCCGAGGCGGTGGGGGCCAACGTCGACATCACCTACGTGGGCTTCGACATTTCGAATGACTTCGTGGTGGGTTACGGCTTGGACTACGACGAGCGCTATCGCGACCTGTCCTACATCGGCACCCTCGATCCCAGGGTCTACCAGTAG
- the tilS gene encoding tRNA lysidine(34) synthetase TilS, protein MDRQGAVAQLRRAVEKFASTHLDATDRWSIGLSGGPDSLALTAVAARLRPTTALIVDHGLQPDSAAVSETARAQAVSLGCVAARVLRVQVGNPAGAGGGLEAAARTARYGALDAHRDGPVLLAHTLDDQAETVLLGLGRGSGARSIAGMRPHDPPWCRPLLGVRRGVTHDACRELGLTAWQDPHNSDRRFTRTRLRAEVLPLLEEVLGGGVAAALARTATALRADTELLDAIAAEALPTAVVDSGLDTSVLATLPDPVRRRVIRSWLLAGGAIGLTDKQIRGVDALVTAWRGQGGVAVGSNLKARRLVAGRGGGLLTLRSEPI, encoded by the coding sequence ATGGATCGACAGGGTGCTGTAGCGCAACTGCGCAGGGCCGTCGAGAAGTTCGCGTCGACCCATCTCGACGCCACCGACCGATGGAGTATCGGGCTGTCCGGCGGTCCGGATTCGCTGGCGCTCACCGCCGTGGCGGCGCGGCTGCGGCCCACCACCGCGCTGATCGTCGACCACGGCCTGCAGCCGGATTCGGCCGCGGTCAGCGAAACCGCCCGGGCCCAGGCCGTCTCGTTGGGTTGCGTGGCCGCACGGGTGCTCCGGGTCCAGGTGGGCAATCCGGCCGGGGCCGGGGGTGGGCTGGAGGCGGCGGCGCGCACCGCCCGCTACGGCGCGCTGGACGCCCACCGCGATGGCCCGGTGCTGCTGGCCCACACCCTCGACGATCAGGCCGAGACGGTGTTGCTGGGGCTCGGCCGCGGTTCGGGCGCTCGCTCGATCGCCGGCATGCGTCCGCACGATCCACCATGGTGTCGGCCCTTGCTGGGGGTGCGTCGCGGGGTGACCCATGATGCGTGCCGGGAGCTGGGCCTGACCGCATGGCAGGACCCGCACAACAGCGACCGGCGCTTCACCCGGACGCGGTTACGTGCCGAAGTGCTGCCGCTGTTGGAGGAAGTGCTGGGTGGGGGTGTGGCTGCGGCGTTGGCGCGCACCGCGACCGCGCTGCGCGCGGACACCGAGCTGCTCGACGCCATCGCCGCCGAGGCGCTGCCCACCGCCGTCGTCGATTCCGGCCTGGACACCAGCGTGCTGGCTACGCTGCCCGACCCAGTGCGTCGGCGAGTGATCCGCAGTTGGCTGCTGGCCGGCGGGGCGATCGGGCTGACCGACAAGCAGATCAGGGGCGTGGACGCGCTGGTCACCGCCTGGCGAGGCCAGGGCGGGGTGGCGGTCGGATCGAATTTGAAGGCGCGGCGTCTGGTCGCCGGACGAGGTGGCGGCCTGCTGACTCTGCGGTCCGAGCCAATCTGA
- a CDS encoding zinc-dependent metalloprotease, with protein sequence MTAASDVTLGNTVDWQFAATVGERLARPGPPSSDYTRRQAVDELMRAAEQAEPPVRDVTGLITTGDVPAARVVDRPEWIRAAAESMRAMTNGAEKPRGLLTGRITGAQTGAVLAFVASGILGQYDPFAAADAAGMGGLLLVYPNVIAVERQLRVDPSDFRLWVCLHEVAHRVQFTANPWLAGYMQQALGLLTTEPADDIGQVVSRLANFVRNRNDPGDDSGNVTGILGVVRAVQSEPQRQALDQLLALGTLLEGHAEHVMDAVGPMVVPSVAVIRRRFDERRQRKQPPLQRLLRALLGFDAKLNQYTRGKAFVDDVVARVGMKRFNTIWTSPQTLPLPAELENPRRWIDRVL encoded by the coding sequence ATGACCGCGGCCTCGGATGTGACCCTGGGCAACACCGTCGACTGGCAGTTTGCGGCCACGGTGGGGGAGCGGCTGGCCCGCCCCGGTCCGCCGTCCAGTGACTACACCCGACGCCAGGCGGTCGACGAATTGATGCGCGCGGCCGAGCAAGCGGAGCCGCCGGTGCGCGACGTCACCGGTTTGATCACCACCGGTGATGTGCCCGCGGCCCGCGTTGTGGACCGGCCGGAGTGGATACGGGCCGCCGCGGAGTCGATGCGGGCCATGACCAACGGGGCCGAGAAGCCGCGCGGACTGCTCACCGGGCGTATCACCGGTGCGCAGACGGGTGCGGTGCTGGCGTTCGTGGCCTCGGGAATTCTCGGTCAGTACGATCCGTTCGCCGCCGCGGACGCGGCCGGCATGGGCGGTCTGCTGCTGGTGTATCCCAACGTCATCGCCGTTGAGCGACAACTGCGGGTCGACCCATCCGATTTCCGGCTGTGGGTCTGCCTGCACGAGGTCGCCCACCGGGTCCAGTTCACCGCCAACCCGTGGTTGGCCGGCTACATGCAGCAGGCGCTCGGTCTGCTCACCACCGAACCCGCCGACGACATCGGACAGGTGGTGAGCCGGCTGGCGAACTTCGTGCGCAACCGCAACGATCCTGGCGACGATTCGGGCAATGTGACGGGGATTCTCGGTGTGGTGCGTGCCGTGCAGTCCGAGCCGCAGCGTCAGGCGCTGGATCAGCTGCTGGCGCTGGGCACGCTGTTGGAGGGCCATGCCGAACACGTGATGGATGCGGTGGGGCCGATGGTGGTGCCCTCGGTTGCCGTCATCCGTCGTCGCTTCGACGAGCGCCGGCAACGCAAGCAGCCGCCACTGCAGCGGTTGTTGCGCGCGTTGTTGGGCTTCGACGCCAAACTCAACCAGTACACGCGCGGCAAAGCGTTTGTCGACGACGTGGTGGCCCGGGTCGGGATGAAGCGGTTCAACACCATCTGGACGAGTCCGCAGACGCTGCCCCTGCCGGCTGAGCTGGAGAATCCGCGGCGATGGATCGACAGGGTGCTGTAG
- the dacB gene encoding D-alanyl-D-alanine carboxypeptidase/D-alanyl-D-alanine endopeptidase, which yields MGPKRWRKSTQVFLGVAVLAFVAAVVAAAAFFTVGGRAASARLVVPPPRPPTVKPAVTAVADTGVVPNSGAMAAALAQAAADPNLGKLGGRVSDALTGQVLWQQLDDVPLVPASTNKVLTATAALLTLDRQARISTRVVAGSPSGQGPVVLVGAGDPTLSAAPPGVETWYRGAARISDLVDQIRRSGMTPTSVQVDISAFTGPTMAPGWDPADVGNGDIAPIEAAMIDAGRVQPTTVNSRRSLTPALDAGRELARALGLDPATVSIASAPAGARQLAVVQSAPLIERLSQMMNASDNVMAECIAREVAAAINRPRSFSGAVDAVTTRLNTAHINTTGAGLVDSSGLSVDDRLTARTLDDAIQAAAGPDQPALRPLLDLLPIAGGSGTLGERFLDRATNLGPAGWLRAKTGSLTAINSLVGVVTDSSGRVLTFAFISNDAGPNGRNAMDALATTLWSCGCTT from the coding sequence ATGGGTCCCAAACGTTGGCGGAAATCCACCCAGGTGTTCCTTGGGGTGGCCGTGCTGGCGTTTGTCGCCGCCGTCGTTGCCGCCGCAGCGTTCTTCACCGTCGGTGGCCGCGCGGCCAGTGCGCGGTTGGTGGTGCCGCCGCCGCGTCCACCGACGGTCAAGCCCGCGGTCACCGCCGTGGCCGACACCGGTGTGGTGCCCAACTCGGGCGCGATGGCCGCCGCGCTGGCGCAGGCCGCGGCCGATCCGAACTTGGGCAAGCTGGGCGGTCGGGTCAGCGATGCGCTGACCGGCCAGGTGCTTTGGCAGCAACTCGACGACGTACCCCTGGTGCCGGCATCGACAAACAAGGTCCTGACCGCCACCGCGGCGCTGCTCACCTTGGACCGTCAGGCCCGGATCAGCACCCGCGTGGTGGCCGGTAGCCCCAGCGGCCAGGGGCCGGTGGTGTTGGTCGGAGCCGGGGATCCGACGCTGTCGGCGGCACCGCCCGGCGTCGAAACCTGGTACCGGGGCGCGGCGCGCATCAGCGACTTGGTCGATCAGATCCGCCGCAGTGGCATGACGCCGACATCGGTGCAAGTCGACATCTCCGCCTTTACCGGGCCGACGATGGCCCCGGGCTGGGATCCGGCCGACGTCGGCAACGGTGACATCGCCCCGATCGAGGCGGCGATGATCGATGCCGGTCGCGTCCAGCCGACCACGGTCAACTCCCGACGGTCGCTGACCCCGGCGTTGGACGCCGGACGCGAACTGGCCAGGGCCCTTGGTCTGGATCCAGCAACGGTCAGCATCGCCTCGGCTCCCGCTGGGGCGCGCCAGCTGGCCGTGGTGCAGTCGGCGCCGTTGATCGAACGGCTCTCCCAGATGATGAACGCCTCGGACAACGTGATGGCCGAGTGCATCGCCCGCGAGGTCGCGGCCGCCATCAACCGTCCGCGCAGCTTCAGCGGCGCGGTCGATGCGGTGACCACCCGGCTGAACACCGCCCACATCAACACCACCGGCGCGGGGCTGGTGGATTCCAGTGGGCTTTCGGTTGACGACCGGCTGACAGCCCGGACGCTCGACGACGCGATACAGGCCGCGGCGGGGCCGGATCAGCCCGCGTTGCGCCCGCTACTGGATCTGCTGCCGATCGCCGGCGGTAGCGGCACTCTCGGGGAACGCTTCCTGGACCGGGCCACCAACCTGGGCCCGGCGGGCTGGTTGCGGGCCAAGACCGGCTCGCTGACCGCCATCAACTCCTTGGTCGGTGTGGTCACCGATAGCAGCGGACGCGTGCTCACGTTTGCGTTCATCTCCAACGATGCCGGGCCGAACGGACGCAACGCGATGGACGCGTTGGCCACCACGCTGTGGTCTTGCGGGTGCACAACATGA
- a CDS encoding inorganic diphosphatase, which produces MQFDVTIEIPKGQRNKYEVDHETGRVKLDRYLYTPMAYPTDYGFIEDTLGEDGDPLDALVLLPEPLFPGVLVEARPVGMFRMVDEKGGDDKVLCVPAGDHRWDHIQDIDNVPAFELEAIKHFFVHYKDLEPGKFVKAADWVGREEAEAEVMRSVERFKTDGH; this is translated from the coding sequence ATGCAATTCGACGTGACTATCGAGATTCCCAAGGGCCAGCGCAACAAGTACGAGGTCGATCACGAGACCGGCAGGGTCAAACTGGACCGCTACCTGTACACCCCGATGGCCTACCCCACCGACTACGGCTTCATCGAGGACACCCTCGGCGAGGATGGCGACCCGCTGGACGCCCTGGTACTGCTGCCGGAGCCGCTGTTCCCGGGTGTGCTGGTGGAGGCTCGGCCGGTCGGAATGTTCCGGATGGTCGACGAAAAGGGTGGCGACGACAAGGTGCTGTGCGTCCCGGCCGGCGACCATCGTTGGGACCACATCCAGGACATCGACAACGTTCCGGCGTTCGAGCTGGAAGCCATCAAGCACTTCTTTGTCCACTACAAAGACCTCGAACCGGGCAAGTTCGTCAAGGCGGCCGACTGGGTGGGCCGCGAAGAGGCCGAGGCCGAGGTGATGCGGTCGGTGGAGCGGTTCAAGACCGACGGCCACTGA
- a CDS encoding DUF475 domain-containing protein: MTTIRVFGLSLLVTGAALVAGYWHGGVTALFLLVVLAILEISLSFDNAIINATILKQMSQFWQQMFLTIGIVIAVFGMRLVFPLTIVWVTAGLDPVRAMRLALNPPPGGALDFPDGSPSYEKLISAAHPQIAAFGGMFLLTLFLDFVFNDREIKWLKWIEAPFARIGRLGQVHVMVACVTLIFAGPGLTDSSDDLGTVMVAGLLGLVTYLVVNGLSRALQPPQVGAGPGELVARGAVGKAGFMLFMYLEVLDASFSFDGVTGAFAITSDPIVIALGLGLVGAMFVRSITIYLVRQDALDRYVYLEHGAHWAIGALAVIMLMSIDHHLQIPEWITASIGVVFIGAAFTNSVVRNRRAGG; this comes from the coding sequence ATGACAACGATCCGCGTGTTCGGGTTGTCGCTGCTGGTGACCGGGGCGGCTTTAGTTGCCGGGTATTGGCACGGCGGAGTGACCGCGCTGTTCCTGCTGGTGGTGCTGGCGATCCTGGAGATATCGCTGTCGTTCGACAACGCCATCATCAACGCCACGATCCTCAAGCAGATGAGCCAGTTCTGGCAGCAGATGTTCCTGACCATCGGGATCGTGATTGCCGTCTTCGGAATGCGGTTGGTGTTCCCGCTGACCATCGTCTGGGTTACCGCGGGTCTTGATCCGGTCCGCGCGATGAGGTTGGCGCTGAACCCGCCGCCCGGCGGCGCGCTGGACTTCCCGGACGGCTCACCCAGCTACGAGAAACTGATCAGCGCGGCCCACCCGCAGATCGCGGCGTTCGGCGGGATGTTCTTGTTGACGCTGTTTCTGGATTTCGTGTTCAACGACCGTGAGATCAAGTGGCTGAAGTGGATTGAGGCGCCGTTCGCCCGGATCGGGCGGCTGGGTCAGGTCCACGTGATGGTGGCGTGCGTGACGCTGATCTTCGCTGGTCCCGGGTTGACGGATTCCAGCGACGACCTGGGCACCGTAATGGTCGCCGGGCTGCTGGGTCTGGTGACCTACCTCGTGGTCAACGGATTGAGCCGGGCGTTGCAGCCGCCTCAGGTCGGTGCCGGACCTGGCGAACTCGTCGCCCGGGGGGCGGTGGGCAAGGCCGGGTTCATGCTCTTCATGTACCTCGAGGTGCTCGACGCCTCGTTCTCCTTCGACGGGGTCACCGGGGCATTCGCGATCACGAGCGACCCGATCGTCATCGCGTTAGGGCTGGGCTTGGTGGGCGCCATGTTCGTTCGGTCGATCACGATCTATCTGGTCCGACAGGACGCTCTGGACCGCTACGTCTACCTCGAACACGGCGCGCACTGGGCGATCGGTGCGCTCGCGGTGATCATGCTGATGTCCATCGACCACCACCTGCAGATCCCCGAGTGGATCACGGCATCGATCGGCGTGGTGTTTATCGGGGCGGCGTTCACCAACAGCGTGGTGCGCAACCGGCGAGCCGGCGGCTGA
- a CDS encoding glycosyltransferase family 2 protein, producing the protein MAVKMDIDTHHPDVWIVVPAFNEATVIGEVIAQLRSTFGHVVCVDDGSTDGTGDIALRAGAHVVAHPINLGQGAAIQTGVEYARKQPGAQIFATFDADGQHRVKDLAAMVDRLSVGDVDVVIGTRFGRPVGSRPPLLKRIVLQTAARLSPRGRRLGLTDTNNGLRVFNKTVADGLNITMSGMSHATEFVMLIAENHWRVAEEPVEVLYTDYSKSKGQPLLNGVNIIFDGFLRGRIRR; encoded by the coding sequence ATGGCCGTGAAAATGGATATTGATACGCATCACCCCGACGTCTGGATCGTCGTTCCCGCCTTCAACGAAGCCACCGTCATCGGCGAGGTGATCGCGCAACTGCGGTCAACCTTCGGCCATGTGGTGTGCGTGGACGACGGCAGCACCGACGGCACCGGCGATATCGCCCTGCGGGCCGGGGCTCACGTGGTGGCTCATCCGATCAATCTGGGCCAGGGCGCGGCCATCCAGACCGGGGTCGAATACGCCCGTAAGCAGCCGGGAGCCCAGATCTTCGCCACGTTCGACGCCGACGGTCAGCACCGCGTCAAGGACCTGGCCGCCATGGTGGATCGGTTGTCGGTCGGCGACGTCGACGTGGTGATCGGAACCCGCTTCGGGCGGCCCGTCGGGAGCCGCCCGCCCCTGCTGAAGCGAATTGTGCTGCAGACCGCGGCGCGCCTGAGTCCGCGCGGTCGCCGGTTGGGCCTGACCGATACCAACAACGGCCTGCGGGTGTTCAACAAGACCGTGGCCGATGGGCTGAACATCACCATGAGCGGGATGAGCCACGCCACCGAGTTCGTCATGCTGATCGCCGAAAACCATTGGCGCGTTGCCGAAGAACCCGTCGAGGTGCTCTACACCGACTACTCGAAGTCGAAAGGGCAGCCCCTGCTCAACGGCGTCAACATCATTTTCGACGGGTTTTTGCGAGGGAGGATACGACGATGA
- a CDS encoding DUF2304 domain-containing protein, with translation MNWIQVLLIGSIIALLFYLLRSRRSARSRAWVKVGYVLFVLAGIYAVLRPDDTTVVAHWFGVRRGTDLMLYALIMAFSFTTLSTYMRFKDLELRYARLARAIALEGAQTPEPR, from the coding sequence ATGAACTGGATCCAGGTGCTGTTGATCGGGTCGATCATCGCGTTGCTGTTCTATCTGCTGCGCTCCCGCCGCAGCGCCCGGTCGCGGGCATGGGTCAAAGTCGGCTACGTCCTATTCGTCCTGGCCGGTATCTACGCGGTGCTGCGACCGGACGACACCACGGTGGTCGCACATTGGTTCGGAGTGCGCCGGGGCACCGATCTGATGCTCTACGCGCTGATCATGGCGTTCAGCTTCACCACGCTGAGCACCTACATGCGGTTCAAAGACCTGGAGCTGCGCTACGCGCGGCTGGCCCGCGCCATAGCGCTCGAAGGAGCTCAGACACCGGAGCCACGCTGA